One window from the genome of bacterium encodes:
- a CDS encoding ABATE domain-containing protein: MEGEAGRETQFEFMGGRLCLDFANTLNGSRARPSERLLGYRDVVAWGRQAGVLTDQDARRLTQAALRRPADAAKALADAVALRETIYRIFAAGTERRAPDRADLAGLNAALARAFAHLQVSPRAEAYAWEWQADDALDRVVWPVVRSAAEVLVSDEMSRVRRCGGENCDWLFFDTSRNHSRRWCDMRGCGNRAKARRYYARKKAGG, translated from the coding sequence ATGGAAGGGGAAGCCGGCCGGGAAACTCAGTTCGAGTTCATGGGGGGCCGCCTGTGTCTGGACTTTGCCAATACGCTGAACGGCTCTCGCGCCCGTCCGTCGGAGCGTCTCTTGGGCTACCGGGATGTGGTGGCGTGGGGCAGGCAGGCGGGCGTGCTGACCGATCAGGACGCGCGGCGCCTCACCCAGGCCGCGCTGCGTCGACCCGCCGACGCCGCCAAAGCCCTCGCGGACGCCGTGGCGCTGCGGGAGACGATCTACCGGATCTTCGCGGCCGGCACCGAGCGGCGGGCCCCCGATCGGGCCGACCTCGCGGGATTGAACGCGGCCCTCGCCCGCGCCTTCGCTCATCTGCAGGTCTCCCCGCGGGCGGAGGCCTACGCGTGGGAGTGGCAGGCCGATGACGCGCTCGACCGGGTGGTGTGGCCGGTCGTGCGCTCCGCCGCCGAGGTGCTGGTGTCGGATGAGATGAGTCGCGTGAGGCGGTGCGGGGGAGAGAACTGCGACTGGCTGTTCTTCGATACCAGCCGCAACCACAGCCGGCGCTGGTGCGACATGCGGGGGTGCGGCAACCGCGCGAAAGCGCGACGGTATTACGCGCGGAAGAAGGCGGGCGGGTAG
- a CDS encoding class I SAM-dependent methyltransferase: MGAAGERNDPARWTEADSEHFAELEEVIVPSRGEQLATIRDLIPAGPDEEFTVAELGAGDGTLASWVLERFPRCRYLALDGSAAMRERARVRLAPFAPRVEIRHFELARADWRRTLPQPLRCVVSALVVHHLSAEGKRALFTDLAARLEGGGALLIADLVEAAGPRAAGLFAAQWDGAVRDQSAGRPGGQRAFERFTVGGWNNYRLDTPDPVDQPSRLIDQLDWLRGAGFSVVDCFWMRAGHAIFGGYRGRAAGSPP; the protein is encoded by the coding sequence ATGGGCGCCGCCGGCGAGCGCAACGACCCCGCAAGATGGACCGAGGCGGACTCTGAACACTTCGCCGAACTCGAGGAAGTGATCGTGCCCTCCCGCGGCGAGCAGTTGGCGACGATTCGCGACCTGATCCCCGCCGGCCCGGACGAGGAGTTCACCGTGGCCGAATTGGGTGCCGGCGACGGGACGCTCGCGTCGTGGGTGCTCGAGCGGTTTCCACGGTGCCGCTATCTGGCTCTCGACGGCTCCGCGGCGATGCGCGAACGGGCGCGCGTTCGCCTCGCTCCCTTCGCTCCGCGCGTGGAGATCCGTCACTTCGAACTGGCGCGCGCGGACTGGCGGCGAACGCTGCCTCAACCACTTCGGTGCGTGGTGTCCGCGCTGGTCGTCCACCATCTCTCCGCGGAGGGCAAGCGGGCACTGTTCACCGACCTGGCGGCGCGCCTTGAGGGCGGGGGCGCTCTGCTCATCGCGGACCTGGTGGAAGCGGCTGGGCCGCGAGCCGCGGGACTGTTCGCCGCCCAGTGGGATGGGGCGGTGCGCGATCAGAGCGCCGGGAGACCCGGCGGCCAGCGCGCGTTCGAACGCTTCACGGTGGGCGGATGGAACAACTACCGCCTCGACACCCCCGATCCGGTCGATCAGCCTTCGCGCCTGATCGACCAACTCGACTGGCTTCGCGGCGCGGGGTTTTCGGTGGTGGATTGCTTCTGGATGCGCGCCGGGCACGCGATCTTCGGTGGATACCGGGGCCGGGCGGCGGGCAGTCCGCCGTAA
- a CDS encoding ABC transporter permease, with protein sequence MNVSVLLRVAWQALRRNAARSFLTMLGIIIGVGAVITSMAIGSGAQAAVLAQIESLGANLVVVVPGAITSGGVSLGSGTRTSLKLDDVTAIGRLVPEVAAAAPSSQTSGQVVAGGLNWSTSIGGSTPAWQTVRSWSVAQGRFFTSGEVDQAAKVAVLGSTVAENLFPAGGAIGATVVIKNVPFLVVGVLTSKGQSGFGRDQDDLVEVPISTLQARLTGVTYVQNILISATTPDTVAGVIDATERLLRIRHHLTPLQPDDFSVRNISDVQQVRIATSQTQGLLLAGIAVVSLVVGGIGIMNIMLVSVTERTREIGLRMAVGAKGRDILLQFLVEALTLASVGGLIGIAMGLATAQGASTLAHWPVLISPFSMVLGFTSAALIGVVFGFYPAQRAAALDPIVALRYE encoded by the coding sequence ATGAACGTCTCAGTGCTCCTGCGGGTCGCTTGGCAGGCGCTCCGCCGCAACGCGGCGCGTTCGTTTCTGACGATGTTGGGCATCATCATCGGGGTGGGCGCGGTCATCACCTCGATGGCCATCGGCTCGGGCGCGCAGGCGGCCGTGCTGGCACAGATCGAGAGCCTCGGTGCCAATCTGGTCGTCGTCGTTCCGGGCGCCATCACGAGCGGGGGGGTGAGCCTCGGATCGGGGACGCGGACCTCCCTCAAACTCGATGACGTGACGGCCATCGGCCGGCTGGTCCCCGAGGTCGCGGCGGCGGCCCCGTCGTCGCAGACGAGCGGGCAGGTGGTCGCCGGCGGTCTGAACTGGTCCACCTCAATCGGCGGCAGCACCCCGGCCTGGCAGACGGTGCGGAGTTGGAGTGTGGCCCAGGGGCGGTTCTTCACCTCCGGCGAGGTGGACCAGGCGGCGAAGGTCGCCGTCCTCGGCAGTACGGTCGCCGAGAACCTCTTTCCCGCCGGTGGGGCGATCGGGGCCACGGTGGTCATCAAGAACGTACCCTTCCTCGTGGTCGGGGTCCTCACGTCCAAGGGCCAGTCGGGGTTCGGCCGCGATCAGGACGACCTGGTGGAGGTGCCGATCAGCACGCTGCAGGCCCGCCTGACCGGCGTGACGTACGTCCAGAACATCCTCATCTCCGCCACGACCCCGGACACGGTGGCGGGGGTGATCGACGCGACCGAACGGCTGCTGCGGATCCGGCATCACCTCACACCGCTGCAGCCCGACGACTTCTCCGTGCGTAACATCTCCGACGTGCAACAGGTCCGGATCGCCACGTCACAGACCCAGGGACTGCTGCTCGCGGGGATCGCGGTCGTCTCACTGGTGGTGGGGGGGATCGGCATCATGAACATCATGCTCGTCTCCGTCACCGAACGGACGCGCGAAATCGGACTGCGCATGGCGGTGGGGGCGAAGGGACGCGACATCCTCCTCCAGTTTCTTGTCGAGGCCCTGACCTTGGCGTCCGTCGGGGGGCTGATCGGGATCGCGATGGGGCTCGCCACCGCCCAGGGCGCTTCAACGCTGGCGCACTGGCCGGTGCTCATCTCCCCGTTTTCGATGGTGCTGGGGTTCACATCGGCCGCGCTGATCGGGGTGGTCTTTGGATTCTATCCGGCGCAGCGGGCGGCGGCATTGGATCCCATCGTGGCGCTTAGATACGAATAG
- a CDS encoding CBS domain-containing protein, producing MTVDLNTAYARDSMVTEVPLITPKTTVATALKLLREHGVPALPVMMGEGLIGLVDEKSLLRYTPSEATTLDVYELREILDRMTVGRLAVPSKVTVRPDDPLDQAATLMVRGDLDVLPVVSNGSFVGLLTWNGLLAAMIGDTAATAGPAA from the coding sequence GTGACGGTAGATCTGAACACCGCATACGCCAGGGATTCGATGGTCACGGAGGTGCCGCTGATCACCCCCAAAACGACGGTGGCGACGGCGCTCAAGCTGCTGCGCGAACACGGGGTCCCCGCCCTTCCGGTGATGATGGGAGAAGGACTGATCGGCCTCGTCGACGAGAAGTCCCTGCTGCGCTACACGCCATCAGAGGCCACGACCCTCGATGTCTACGAGCTGCGTGAGATCCTGGACAGAATGACGGTGGGGCGCCTGGCCGTCCCGTCGAAGGTCACCGTCCGGCCGGATGATCCACTCGATCAGGCGGCGACGCTGATGGTGCGCGGGGACCTCGACGTGCTCCCCGTGGTGAGCAACGGGTCTTTCGTCGGGCTGCTCACCTGGAACGGGCTTCTGGCCGCGATGATCGGCGACACGGCGGCAACCGCCGGCCCGGCGGCGTAG
- a CDS encoding alanine--glyoxylate aminotransferase family protein, whose protein sequence is MDDRPLELLIPGPVPVSPDVLEAMGQPVRQHYGPEWGPFYEQFIARLRRVFATSGSVYPIPASGSGGLEAMLGTLIGSDGSVGVIVNGFFGNRVLNIARSHTSHVDVLKIPYERPADPDEVRAWLRAHRVPLLAVVHSDTSTGVLNPVAEIAAVARAEGVPVAVDAVSSLGGAPVETDAWGLAAVSTASQKCLESPPGVAPVAVTPLGWKVIDDQPVPCRGWYLNLRTWRQYETEWGPHHPYPVTLPSNNLVALNRALERILEEGLEARFERHRRVAALLRDGLERLGFTLFADRRWASPTITVAYPPQGVKPSALMEALRIHHRIAVAGGLEHLAGKVIRIGHLGAQATPERMRNLLGALETCLREGVPSTP, encoded by the coding sequence ATGGACGACAGGCCCCTCGAACTCCTGATCCCCGGGCCGGTGCCTGTGAGCCCCGACGTGCTCGAGGCCATGGGACAGCCGGTCCGGCAGCACTACGGTCCCGAGTGGGGGCCGTTCTACGAGCAGTTCATCGCCCGTCTGCGCCGTGTCTTCGCCACGAGCGGGTCCGTCTACCCGATCCCCGCATCGGGGAGCGGCGGACTGGAGGCGATGCTGGGGACGCTGATCGGATCGGACGGATCGGTGGGCGTGATCGTGAACGGCTTCTTCGGCAACCGCGTGCTGAACATCGCCCGCTCACACACCTCCCACGTCGACGTGTTGAAGATCCCCTACGAGCGGCCGGCGGATCCGGACGAGGTGCGGGCGTGGCTTCGCGCCCACCGGGTGCCCCTGCTTGCCGTCGTGCACAGCGACACCTCAACCGGCGTCCTCAACCCGGTGGCCGAAATCGCTGCGGTCGCGCGGGCGGAGGGGGTGCCCGTCGCCGTCGACGCGGTGTCATCGCTCGGCGGAGCCCCGGTCGAAACGGATGCCTGGGGACTGGCGGCGGTCTCGACCGCGTCGCAGAAGTGCCTTGAGAGCCCGCCGGGGGTCGCCCCGGTTGCCGTCACGCCGCTCGGCTGGAAGGTGATCGACGATCAGCCGGTGCCGTGCCGGGGTTGGTACCTCAACTTGCGCACCTGGCGCCAGTACGAGACGGAGTGGGGGCCCCATCATCCGTACCCGGTGACGCTGCCGAGCAACAATCTAGTCGCCTTGAATCGGGCGCTCGAGCGGATCCTGGAAGAAGGGCTGGAGGCTCGGTTCGAACGCCACCGCCGCGTCGCCGCGCTACTGCGCGACGGGCTCGAGCGGCTCGGGTTCACCCTCTTTGCCGACCGGCGTTGGGCCTCGCCCACGATCACGGTTGCGTATCCTCCGCAGGGGGTCAAGCCGAGCGCGCTGATGGAGGCGTTGCGCATCCATCACCGGATCGCGGTGGCGGGCGGGTTGGAGCACCTGGCCGGCAAGGTCATCCGGATCGGCCACCTTGGGGCCCAGGCAACCCCCGAACGGATGCGGAACCTCCTCGGGGCCTTGGAGACGTGCCTGCGCGAGGGCGTGCCCTCAACCCCATGA
- a CDS encoding DinB family protein: MRSVVDLLLGWMDHAFEQEGWHVSLLDSITGLSAAQAAWVPARERNSIWKIVEHVALWKEEGARRIGAQPPRPAGWDKEHDWREIGPVSEERWKATGQRLRQAHAEAKAALAKRSDADLQMPPPGSAQPIAATVRGLILHDSYHCGQICYLRALAGNPAKIW; this comes from the coding sequence GTGCGAAGCGTGGTCGACCTGTTGCTGGGGTGGATGGATCATGCGTTCGAGCAGGAAGGCTGGCACGTGTCCCTGCTCGACTCGATCACGGGCCTCTCCGCCGCGCAGGCGGCGTGGGTCCCTGCGCGGGAGCGCAACTCGATCTGGAAGATCGTAGAGCACGTCGCCCTGTGGAAAGAGGAAGGCGCCCGCCGCATCGGCGCCCAGCCTCCTCGACCCGCGGGATGGGACAAGGAACACGATTGGCGCGAGATCGGCCCGGTTTCAGAGGAGCGGTGGAAAGCGACGGGACAGCGCCTGCGCCAGGCCCATGCGGAGGCCAAAGCGGCGCTGGCGAAGCGGTCCGATGCGGACCTGCAGATGCCGCCGCCGGGCTCCGCGCAGCCGATCGCTGCCACCGTCCGGGGGCTGATCCTCCACGACAGCTATCACTGCGGCCAGATTTGTTACCTCAGGGCGCTGGCAGGCAATCCGGCGAAGATCTGGTGA
- a CDS encoding ABC transporter ATP-binding protein, translated as MRGGAPAGDPLIEVQDLTKIYGEGTTEVQALRGVSLSIRQGEFVAIMGPSGSGKSTFMHLLGCLDRPTAGSYRLAGVEVSRLSRDQLATIRNTRIGFVFQSFNLLARTTALENVELPMLYAGIAREERMRRARALLESVGLGTRLDHRPSELSGGQQQRVAIARALANDPPLLMADEPTGNLDSASSGEIMELFRRLNGEHGITVVVVTHDIAVAAWSKRVVVFKDGVVTEDRSPEDVATGSAKAAAVAAAGEARA; from the coding sequence GTGCGCGGCGGTGCGCCGGCGGGGGATCCCCTCATCGAGGTCCAAGACCTGACGAAGATCTACGGGGAGGGCACCACGGAGGTCCAGGCCCTGCGGGGCGTCAGCCTCTCCATCCGGCAGGGGGAGTTCGTGGCGATCATGGGCCCGTCGGGCTCCGGCAAGTCGACGTTCATGCACCTGCTGGGGTGCCTGGACCGCCCGACGGCGGGGTCGTACCGGCTCGCCGGCGTCGAGGTCTCGCGCCTGTCGCGCGACCAACTGGCGACCATCCGGAATACCCGGATCGGATTCGTCTTTCAGAGTTTCAACCTGCTCGCCCGCACGACGGCCCTGGAGAACGTCGAACTGCCGATGCTCTACGCCGGCATTGCGCGCGAAGAGCGGATGCGGCGCGCCCGCGCGCTGCTGGAGAGCGTCGGGCTGGGGACCCGGTTGGACCATCGCCCGAGCGAACTCTCCGGCGGGCAGCAGCAGCGCGTGGCTATCGCCCGCGCGCTCGCGAACGACCCCCCGCTCCTCATGGCCGACGAGCCGACCGGTAACCTCGACAGCGCGAGCAGCGGTGAAATCATGGAGCTCTTCCGGCGCCTCAACGGCGAGCACGGGATTACCGTCGTCGTAGTGACGCACGATATCGCCGTTGCCGCCTGGTCGAAGCGCGTGGTGGTCTTCAAGGACGGTGTGGTGACGGAGGATCGATCCCCGGAGGACGTTGCCACGGGGTCGGCCAAGGCGGCGGCCGTGGCCGCCGCGGGGGAGGCGCGCGCATGA